In Streptomyces canus, one DNA window encodes the following:
- a CDS encoding multicopper oxidase family protein: MNSTNRRSVLLAGLGAAGAGALAACTHASGSGSGTALISPDASAVAATEKKRKSTGHQRKVTLTAAPAMIDLGGGVMPKTWAFDGRTPGGEVRLSVGDTLVAELSNQLPNKTTTSIHWHGIALRNDMDGVPPATQTAVRAGSTFTYRFLADAPGTYFFHPHVGVQLDRGLYAPLIVEDPKETLAYDDEWVVLLDDWVDGVTGTPDEVFAELRQGMGGMDMGESAGSSSSGMQGHDMGDMGGMDMGGDSASAAASASSSGGMSMKFMLMGAESDLLGGDAGDVKYPYHLINGRVAADPDVYTGKPGRKVRLRIINAGGDTAYRVALGDHKLTITHTDGFPVRHQEVDALLVGMGERYDVLVTLGDGVFPLVALAEGKNANGLALVRTGSGSKPPATVRPKELNGMIMTASQLRAADDVLLKSAKTDATHQIKLTGGMHKYNWAINGRPFDMKDPEANPIVIEEGQRVRLDFINGTDMWHPMHLHGHTYQLGAVGPRKDTAIVLPKKKLSVFFDADNPGQWMLHCHNAYHGEAGMMANVAYRG, translated from the coding sequence ATGAACAGCACCAACCGCCGCTCCGTCCTGCTCGCCGGGCTCGGAGCCGCAGGCGCAGGAGCACTCGCCGCCTGCACCCATGCGAGTGGCTCCGGGAGCGGCACCGCCCTGATCAGCCCCGACGCCTCGGCGGTCGCCGCCACCGAGAAGAAGCGCAAGAGCACCGGACACCAGCGGAAGGTCACCCTGACGGCCGCACCCGCCATGATCGACCTGGGCGGCGGCGTCATGCCCAAGACCTGGGCCTTCGACGGCCGCACCCCCGGCGGGGAGGTCCGGCTCTCCGTGGGCGACACCCTGGTCGCCGAGCTGTCCAACCAACTCCCGAACAAGACCACCACGTCGATCCACTGGCACGGCATCGCACTGCGCAACGACATGGACGGCGTGCCCCCGGCGACCCAGACCGCCGTCCGGGCCGGGTCCACCTTCACGTACCGCTTCCTCGCCGACGCCCCGGGCACGTACTTCTTCCACCCGCACGTCGGCGTCCAGCTCGACCGCGGCCTGTACGCCCCGCTGATCGTCGAGGACCCCAAGGAGACACTCGCGTACGACGACGAGTGGGTCGTCCTCCTCGACGACTGGGTCGACGGCGTCACCGGCACCCCCGACGAGGTCTTCGCCGAGCTCAGGCAGGGCATGGGCGGGATGGACATGGGGGAGAGCGCAGGCTCCAGCTCCAGCGGCATGCAGGGCCACGACATGGGGGACATGGGCGGGATGGACATGGGCGGGGACTCGGCATCCGCCGCGGCCTCCGCCTCCTCGTCCGGCGGCATGTCGATGAAGTTCATGCTCATGGGCGCCGAGAGCGACCTGCTCGGCGGCGACGCCGGCGACGTGAAATACCCCTACCACCTGATCAACGGCCGGGTGGCGGCCGACCCGGACGTCTACACCGGCAAGCCCGGCAGGAAGGTACGGCTGCGGATCATCAACGCGGGCGGGGACACCGCCTACCGCGTCGCCCTCGGCGACCACAAACTGACCATCACCCACACCGACGGCTTCCCGGTCCGCCACCAGGAGGTGGACGCTCTGCTGGTCGGCATGGGCGAGCGGTACGACGTCCTCGTCACCCTTGGCGACGGCGTCTTCCCGCTCGTCGCCCTGGCCGAGGGCAAGAACGCCAACGGTCTGGCGTTGGTGCGCACGGGCTCGGGGAGCAAGCCGCCCGCGACAGTCCGCCCGAAGGAACTCAACGGCATGATCATGACGGCGTCCCAGCTGCGCGCCGCCGACGACGTGCTCCTGAAGTCCGCCAAGACGGACGCAACGCACCAGATCAAGCTCACCGGCGGCATGCACAAGTACAACTGGGCCATCAACGGCAGGCCCTTTGACATGAAGGACCCCGAGGCGAACCCCATCGTCATCGAGGAGGGCCAGCGCGTACGGCTCGACTTCATCAACGGCACCGACATGTGGCACCCGATGCACCTGCACGGCCACACGTACCAACTCGGCGCCGTGGGGCCGCGCAAGGACACCGCGATCGTGCTGCCCAAGAAGAAGCTGTCCGTGTTCTTCGACGCCGACAACCCTGGCCAGTGGATGCTGCACTGCCACAACGCGTACCACGGTGAGGCCGGGATGATGGCGAACGTGGCATACCGAGGCTGA
- a CDS encoding DUF5134 domain-containing protein has product MLMGLSMTAMAALLATARRYAGYGMWWAVGFGVPELGGVAVAVRHTREGGWKRGRHRVHLIIGGAGMVIMTLAMTSTPSGAVLALGGGP; this is encoded by the coding sequence GTGCTGATGGGCCTGTCCATGACCGCCATGGCGGCGCTGCTCGCGACGGCCCGCCGGTATGCGGGCTACGGCATGTGGTGGGCGGTGGGGTTCGGCGTCCCGGAGCTCGGGGGTGTGGCGGTGGCGGTCAGGCACACCCGCGAGGGCGGGTGGAAACGCGGCCGTCACCGGGTCCACCTCATCATCGGCGGCGCGGGCATGGTGATCATGACCCTGGCCATGACGAGCACACCATCCGGAGCGGTCCTCGCGCTGGGCGGCGGGCCGTGA
- a CDS encoding heavy-metal-associated domain-containing protein translates to MTTETNSGSCCGSGSCGSDTTVDVQGVGVTAVYKVAGMTCGHCEGAVSQEISALEGVTAVTAVAKSGVVTVTSTTPLDEEAVRAAVDEAGYELVGRA, encoded by the coding sequence ATGACCACCGAGACGAACTCCGGCTCCTGCTGCGGCTCCGGTTCCTGCGGCTCCGACACCACGGTCGACGTCCAGGGCGTCGGCGTCACCGCCGTCTACAAGGTGGCCGGTATGACCTGCGGTCACTGCGAGGGCGCGGTCTCGCAGGAGATTTCCGCACTGGAGGGCGTCACCGCGGTCACGGCAGTCGCCAAGAGCGGGGTGGTGACCGTCACGTCCACCACCCCGCTCGACGAGGAGGCCGTCCGTGCCGCCGTCGACGAGGCCGGCTACGAGCTCGTCGGCCGGGCTTGA
- a CDS encoding putative Ig domain-containing protein, translating to MRESRLSKRRRSLRRLFAVSFPALALTVAGLVAAPTAGAQPAVAHPHTTKVTQNNKALTDPARQTFHSTGKAGQKVPTTHLCATAEPGHASCFAQRRTDIKQRLASALAAAAPSGLSPANLHSAYNLPTTGGSGLTVAVVDAYNDPNAESDLATYRSTYGLSACTKANGCFKQVSQTGSTTSLPTNDSGWAGEEALDIDMVSAVCPNCTIILVEASSANDTDLGIAENEAVSLGAKVVSNSWGGDESSSQTSEDTSYFKHPGVAITVSSGDSAYGAEYPATSQYVTAVGGTALSTSSNSRGWTESVWKTNSTEGTGSGCSAYDPKPSWQTDTGCTKRMEADVSAVADPATGVAVYDTYGGSGWAVYGGTSASAPIVAGVYALAGTPGSSDYPAKYPYTHTSNLYDVTSGNNGSCSPSYFCTATTGYDGPTGWGTPNGTTAFASGGTSGNTVTVTNPGSQSTTTGGSVSLQISASDSAGAALSYTASGLPTGLSISSSTGKITGTVSTAGTYQVTVTASDSTGASGSTSFTWTVGSGGGTCTSTQLLGNAGFESGNTTWTASSGVITNSTSEAAHAGSYFAWLDGYGSAHTDTLSQSVTVPSGCKATFTFYLHIDTAETSTSSAYDKLTVTAGSTTLATYSNLNKASGYAQKSFDLSSYAGSTVTLKFNGVEDSSLQTSFVVDDTALTTS from the coding sequence ATGCGTGAGTCACGTCTGAGCAAGCGGAGACGGAGTCTGCGAAGACTCTTCGCCGTCTCCTTCCCGGCCCTCGCCCTCACCGTCGCCGGACTCGTCGCGGCACCGACGGCCGGCGCCCAGCCTGCTGTCGCCCACCCGCACACCACCAAGGTCACGCAGAACAACAAGGCGCTGACCGACCCCGCGCGTCAGACCTTCCACTCCACCGGCAAGGCGGGGCAGAAGGTACCCACCACTCACCTGTGCGCCACCGCGGAGCCGGGCCACGCGTCCTGCTTCGCCCAGCGCCGCACCGACATCAAGCAGCGCCTCGCCTCGGCGCTCGCCGCCGCGGCCCCCTCCGGCCTTTCCCCGGCCAACCTGCACAGCGCCTACAACCTGCCCACCACCGGCGGCAGCGGCCTGACGGTCGCCGTGGTCGACGCCTACAACGATCCCAACGCCGAGTCGGACCTCGCCACTTACCGCTCGACCTACGGTCTCTCCGCCTGCACCAAGGCCAACGGCTGCTTCAAGCAGGTCAGCCAGACCGGTTCGACCACCTCGCTGCCGACCAACGACAGTGGCTGGGCCGGCGAGGAGGCCCTCGACATCGACATGGTCAGCGCCGTCTGCCCGAACTGCACCATCATCCTCGTCGAGGCCAGCTCCGCGAACGACACCGACCTCGGCATCGCCGAGAACGAGGCGGTCTCGCTCGGCGCCAAGGTCGTCTCCAACAGCTGGGGCGGCGACGAGTCCTCCTCCCAGACCAGCGAGGACACCTCGTACTTCAAGCACCCGGGTGTCGCGATCACCGTCTCCTCCGGTGACTCCGCCTACGGCGCCGAGTACCCGGCGACCTCCCAGTACGTGACCGCAGTCGGCGGCACCGCCCTGTCCACGTCCTCCAACTCCCGCGGCTGGACCGAGTCCGTGTGGAAGACCAACTCCACCGAGGGCACCGGCTCCGGCTGCTCGGCCTACGACCCCAAGCCGAGCTGGCAGACCGACACCGGGTGCACCAAGCGGATGGAAGCCGACGTCTCCGCGGTCGCCGACCCTGCGACCGGTGTGGCCGTGTACGACACCTACGGCGGCTCCGGCTGGGCGGTCTACGGCGGCACCAGCGCCTCCGCCCCGATCGTCGCCGGTGTCTACGCCCTCGCAGGCACCCCGGGCTCCAGTGACTACCCGGCGAAGTACCCGTACACCCACACCTCCAACCTGTACGACGTGACCAGCGGCAACAACGGCTCCTGCTCCCCGTCGTACTTCTGCACCGCGACCACCGGCTACGACGGTCCGACCGGCTGGGGCACCCCCAACGGCACCACCGCCTTCGCCTCCGGCGGCACCTCCGGCAACACGGTCACCGTCACCAACCCGGGCAGCCAGTCGACGACGACCGGCGGCTCGGTCAGCCTGCAGATCAGCGCGAGCGACAGCGCGGGCGCGGCCCTTTCATATACCGCCAGCGGGCTGCCGACCGGCCTGTCCATCAGCAGCTCGACCGGCAAGATCACGGGGACGGTGTCCACCGCGGGCACCTACCAGGTCACCGTCACCGCGAGTGACTCGACCGGCGCCTCCGGCTCGACGTCCTTCACCTGGACCGTCGGCTCCGGCGGCGGTACCTGCACCTCGACGCAGCTGCTCGGCAATGCCGGGTTCGAGTCGGGCAACACCACATGGACCGCGTCCAGCGGGGTCATCACCAACTCCACCAGCGAGGCGGCGCATGCCGGTTCCTACTTCGCCTGGCTGGACGGCTACGGCTCCGCGCACACCGACACGCTCTCGCAGTCGGTGACCGTGCCGAGCGGTTGCAAGGCCACCTTCACCTTCTACCTGCACATCGACACCGCGGAGACCTCGACCAGCAGCGCGTACGACAAGCTGACGGTCACCGCGGGCTCGACGACCCTGGCCACCTACTCCAACCTCAACAAGGCCTCCGGGTACGCCCAGAAGTCTTTCGACCTGTCCTCGTACGCCGGCTCCACCGTCACCCTGAAGTTCAACGGAGTGGAGGACTCCTCCCTCCAGACCAGCTTCGTCGTGGACGACACCGCCCTGACGACCAGCTGA
- a CDS encoding aminoglycoside phosphotransferase family protein, producing MTDTEIEITADLVRDLLQEQHPDLAGLAIREVAGGWGNQMWRLGDELAVRMQRMDPTPELQLKERRWLPVLAPRLPLPVPTPVRFGEPSQRFPKHWTVMTWVDGEPLDHGTISRGGHAADTLAGFLQALHVEAPSEAPIAADRGAHPRNCTDGFENFLRAVAPDDDITADVRSVWDDAVAAPAWQGPPVWVHGDLHPANVVVSAGTLSGIVDFGDMFAGDPAWDLAAAWVLLPTGTASRFFDRYAHADEAAIRRARGLAAMKSLFLMLMGQNGDRGLPGGKPHWGPVGRAALDRVLKGV from the coding sequence ATGACCGACACCGAGATCGAGATCACCGCAGACCTCGTGCGCGACCTGCTGCAGGAACAACATCCAGACCTTGCGGGGCTGGCCATCCGCGAGGTGGCGGGCGGCTGGGGCAACCAAATGTGGCGCCTCGGGGACGAGTTGGCCGTGCGCATGCAGCGCATGGATCCCACTCCGGAGCTCCAGCTCAAGGAGCGGCGGTGGCTACCCGTGCTGGCTCCGCGCCTGCCCCTCCCGGTACCGACCCCGGTACGGTTCGGCGAACCGTCTCAGCGCTTCCCCAAGCACTGGACCGTGATGACGTGGGTGGACGGCGAGCCGCTGGACCACGGCACGATCAGCCGCGGCGGCCACGCGGCCGACACACTGGCGGGCTTCCTTCAGGCGCTCCATGTGGAGGCGCCCTCCGAGGCACCGATAGCTGCCGACCGCGGCGCCCATCCCAGGAACTGCACGGACGGCTTCGAGAACTTCCTCCGGGCCGTTGCCCCCGACGACGACATCACTGCCGACGTCCGGTCCGTCTGGGACGACGCCGTTGCAGCCCCCGCGTGGCAGGGCCCGCCGGTGTGGGTGCATGGCGACCTCCATCCCGCGAACGTCGTCGTCTCAGCCGGAACGCTCTCGGGCATCGTCGACTTCGGTGACATGTTCGCCGGCGATCCGGCGTGGGACCTCGCCGCCGCATGGGTGTTGCTCCCCACGGGCACCGCCTCACGGTTCTTCGACAGGTACGCGCACGCAGACGAGGCGGCGATCCGGCGCGCCCGCGGGCTGGCCGCGATGAAGAGCCTCTTCCTGATGCTCATGGGGCAGAACGGAGACCGGGGCCTTCCCGGCGGCAAGCCGCACTGGGGACCCGTAGGCCGGGCAGCACTCGATCGTGTCCTGAAGGGCGTCTAG
- a CDS encoding serine hydrolase domain-containing protein: MRIRLAATTLALATALTAGAALPTAAATPAPSASASANPTVQDILDHLPDDVVAGALIRRDGVSATAGPVTADAHVRIGSVTKAFTNTVVLQLVAEHRIGLDAPARRYVPQALPEEYDRVTVRQLLDHTSGLPKPAPTPGPADGPGWQLKSVTPEDFLRDSFAAATDAPPAPGSEQQYNGLNSFVLGLIVEKVTGHSFNNELQRRIIWPLHLRHTSLPAADDPTIPSPHAEVYLDGQDVTEQSPYPWAEGGMVSTAADLDRFITALFRGSLLPPTQQKLVFEVPNVKSAAGNTNCVGQAACYSIGGLLRYQLPSGEYAWGKTGSRPGWDNGLFATRDLRHRVVYSLNPTGTGNDLPYIKAIVNAALAD, translated from the coding sequence ATGCGTATCCGCCTCGCCGCCACCACCCTCGCCCTGGCCACCGCTCTCACCGCCGGCGCTGCCCTGCCCACGGCCGCCGCCACACCTGCTCCCAGTGCCTCGGCTTCCGCGAACCCCACCGTCCAGGACATCCTCGACCACCTGCCCGACGACGTCGTTGCGGGCGCGCTGATCAGACGGGACGGCGTGAGCGCCACCGCCGGCCCAGTCACCGCTGACGCCCATGTCCGGATCGGCAGCGTCACCAAAGCGTTCACCAACACGGTGGTGCTCCAACTCGTCGCCGAGCACCGGATCGGCCTGGACGCACCGGCGCGGAGGTACGTCCCCCAGGCGCTGCCCGAGGAGTACGACCGCGTCACCGTGCGCCAGCTCCTCGACCACACGAGCGGCCTGCCCAAGCCCGCCCCGACCCCTGGCCCAGCCGACGGACCCGGATGGCAGCTCAAATCCGTGACGCCCGAAGACTTCCTGCGCGACTCGTTCGCCGCAGCCACCGACGCGCCGCCCGCACCCGGCTCCGAGCAGCAGTACAACGGACTCAACTCCTTCGTCCTCGGCCTGATTGTCGAGAAGGTCACCGGCCACTCCTTCAACAACGAACTGCAACGCAGGATCATTTGGCCGCTGCACCTGAGGCACACCAGCCTGCCCGCCGCCGACGACCCGACGATCCCCTCGCCTCACGCGGAGGTGTACCTCGATGGGCAGGACGTGACCGAGCAGAGCCCATACCCGTGGGCCGAGGGAGGCATGGTCTCCACCGCCGCTGACCTGGACCGCTTCATCACCGCACTGTTCCGGGGCAGCCTGCTCCCACCCACCCAGCAGAAGCTGGTCTTCGAGGTACCGAACGTGAAGAGCGCCGCCGGCAACACGAACTGCGTTGGCCAGGCTGCCTGCTACAGCATCGGCGGACTCCTGCGCTACCAGCTCCCAAGTGGCGAGTACGCGTGGGGCAAGACCGGTTCCCGCCCCGGCTGGGACAACGGGCTCTTCGCCACCCGCGACCTCCGACACCGCGTGGTGTACTCCCTGAACCCGACAGGGACCGGCAATGACCTTCCGTACATCAAGGCGATCGTCAACGCCGCGCTCGCCGACTGA
- a CDS encoding PadR family transcriptional regulator, whose protein sequence is MALEHAILVSLLEKPGSGYELARRFERSIGYFWTATHQQIYRVLKRMENDGWVDARDVPQHGRPDKKEYSVADLGLAALSSWLHDPIEPESVRHDLAVKIRGAAFDDPAALIQEVERHRQAHRDRLAHYLAGEERDFTGPEANAAAPDAPLHAERELQHVVLRGGIAYERMMIGWLDDVLATLARFGPAGH, encoded by the coding sequence ATGGCGCTCGAACACGCGATCCTGGTGTCGCTCCTGGAGAAACCGGGGTCCGGCTATGAGCTGGCCCGGCGTTTCGAGCGGTCCATCGGCTACTTCTGGACCGCGACCCACCAGCAGATCTACCGCGTGCTCAAGCGCATGGAGAACGACGGCTGGGTCGACGCCCGTGACGTCCCGCAGCACGGGCGGCCGGACAAGAAGGAGTACTCCGTCGCCGACCTCGGCCTGGCCGCACTGTCCTCGTGGCTGCACGATCCGATCGAGCCGGAGAGCGTCCGCCACGACCTGGCGGTGAAGATCCGCGGTGCCGCCTTCGACGACCCGGCCGCCCTGATCCAAGAGGTGGAGCGTCACCGGCAGGCGCACCGCGACCGGCTGGCGCACTACCTCGCGGGCGAGGAGCGCGACTTCACAGGGCCCGAGGCGAACGCGGCAGCGCCGGACGCACCACTGCACGCGGAACGCGAGCTCCAGCACGTCGTCCTGCGCGGCGGCATCGCCTACGAGCGGATGATGATCGGCTGGCTGGACGATGTGCTCGCCACGCTGGCCCGCTTCGGCCCTGCCGGCCACTGA
- a CDS encoding acyl-CoA dehydrogenase family protein, with translation MADQLLFNPRTYDPAHFDSETRRLLRATVDWFEERGKRQLVEDYRTRVWLGDFLAFAAKENLFATFLTPSSAAGESEADKRWDTARIAALNEILGFYGLDYWYAWQVTILGLGPVWQSDNAAARDRAAQLLAQGEVFAFGLSEKTHGADIYSTDMLLDPDGDGGFRATGSKYYIGNGNTAGLVSVFGRRSDVEGPDGYVFFAADSRHPAYHLVKNVVDSSKYVSEFRLEDYPVRAEDVLHTGRAAFDAALNTVNVGKFNLCTASIGICEHAMYEAVTHAHNRVLYGRPVTAFPHVRRELTDAYVRLVGMKLFSDRAVDYFRCADPDDRRYLLFNPMTKMKVTTEGEKVIDLMWDVIAAKGFEKDNYFAQAAVEIRGLPKLEGTVHVNLALILKFMRSHLLDPAHFPDVPTRLDAADDTFLFRQGPARGLGSVRFHDWRPAFATFGHLPNVARLREQADALCEFVATAAPDAEQSRDLDLLLAVGQLFALVVHAQLVLEQARLTGLGEDVLDELFAVLVRDFSAHAVELHGKDSATRNQQEWALGAVRRPVVDPARTERVWQQVEALSGAYEMAP, from the coding sequence ATGGCTGACCAACTCCTCTTCAACCCGCGCACCTACGACCCCGCGCACTTCGACTCCGAGACGCGCCGCCTGCTGCGTGCCACCGTCGACTGGTTCGAGGAGCGCGGGAAGCGGCAGCTCGTCGAGGACTACCGCACGCGCGTCTGGCTCGGTGACTTCCTCGCCTTCGCCGCGAAGGAGAACCTGTTCGCCACCTTCCTGACGCCCTCCTCCGCCGCCGGGGAGAGCGAGGCGGACAAGCGCTGGGACACCGCCCGGATCGCCGCGCTCAACGAGATCCTCGGCTTCTACGGCCTGGACTACTGGTACGCCTGGCAGGTGACCATCCTCGGCCTCGGCCCGGTCTGGCAGAGCGACAACGCCGCCGCCCGCGACCGCGCCGCCCAACTCCTCGCCCAGGGCGAGGTGTTCGCCTTCGGCCTGTCCGAGAAGACTCACGGCGCCGACATCTACTCCACCGACATGCTGCTGGATCCGGACGGCGACGGCGGCTTCCGTGCCACCGGCTCCAAGTACTACATAGGCAACGGCAACACCGCCGGACTCGTCTCCGTCTTCGGTCGCCGCAGCGACGTCGAGGGCCCCGACGGCTACGTGTTCTTCGCCGCCGACAGCCGTCACCCGGCCTACCACCTGGTCAAGAACGTCGTCGACTCGTCCAAGTACGTCAGCGAGTTCCGCCTGGAGGACTATCCCGTCCGGGCCGAGGACGTCCTGCACACCGGCCGCGCCGCCTTCGACGCCGCCCTCAACACCGTCAACGTCGGCAAGTTCAACCTGTGCACCGCCTCGATCGGCATCTGCGAACACGCCATGTACGAGGCTGTCACCCACGCCCACAACCGCGTCCTCTACGGCCGTCCCGTCACCGCCTTCCCGCACGTGCGGCGCGAGTTGACCGACGCCTACGTCAGGCTCGTCGGAATGAAGCTGTTCAGCGACCGCGCCGTCGACTACTTCCGCTGTGCCGACCCCGACGACCGCCGCTACCTGCTCTTCAACCCGATGACGAAGATGAAGGTGACCACGGAGGGCGAGAAGGTCATCGACCTGATGTGGGACGTCATCGCCGCCAAGGGCTTCGAAAAGGACAACTACTTCGCCCAGGCGGCCGTCGAGATCCGCGGACTGCCGAAGCTGGAGGGCACGGTCCACGTCAACCTGGCGCTGATCCTGAAGTTCATGCGCAGCCACCTCCTCGACCCGGCCCACTTCCCGGACGTGCCGACCCGCCTCGACGCCGCCGACGACACCTTCCTGTTCCGGCAAGGACCGGCCCGCGGCCTCGGCTCGGTCCGCTTCCACGACTGGCGGCCCGCCTTCGCAACGTTCGGGCACCTGCCCAACGTCGCTCGCCTGCGCGAACAGGCCGACGCCCTTTGCGAGTTCGTCGCCACCGCGGCCCCCGACGCCGAGCAGAGCCGCGACCTCGATCTCCTCCTCGCCGTCGGCCAGCTCTTCGCCCTCGTCGTCCACGCACAGCTCGTCCTGGAACAGGCCCGCCTCACCGGCCTGGGCGAAGACGTGCTCGACGAACTCTTCGCCGTCCTGGTAAGGGACTTCTCCGCACATGCCGTCGAACTGCACGGCAAGGACTCGGCGACCCGGAACCAGCAGGAGTGGGCGCTGGGCGCGGTCCGGCGGCCCGTCGTCGACCCGGCGCGCACCGAGCGAGTCTGGCAGCAGGTCGAGGCTCTGTCCGGCGCGTACGAGATGGCCCCGTAG
- a CDS encoding right-handed parallel beta-helix repeat-containing protein, with translation MAIFRTRTRAGVITRAAVATGLSMAAVPSAATALPAPTATPTQLYVAPWGKDSWAGTLKRPFATPARAQQAVRTRAPRMTSDLVVNLRGGTYSLKAPLRLSEAAGDSGRGGHRVVYQPYGYGTPRQERVTISGGRRISGWRPDRRLKGFWRADVGGLETRQLYVDDRRATRLTHDGTGFPGTLKATRTGYVTTSTVPRTWRNPGDIEFVYRAGYLEGRCGVTGISASARRTTVTMDQPCWDLAQKLYGGTELLEAPSSVENSPGFAPKPGSWYLDRSRPGHHELLYFPRPAEDMRQARVVAPVLESLVTGTGRPGRPLHDVGFRGLTFAYATWLAPSEPAGFPSAWSMYLRPGKGEDAKVLTVPGTVAFRTAERITFEGNRFTHLGAQALEFSENSSYNVVDGNVISDVSDGGILMGVVPPDQKGTNRGNRITNNWIHHIGADYHAASGIWDTATQETTIAHNQVNDVPYTGILSGPGDDLRGIMRRNRLLDNRVFATNRILEDGGGIYLRGEQGSSFADGAVISGNAVTDSKHGDWNVGIYTDDSTNWATVDRNTVYDYVASIGGCSEEWGNRPVQNVRYRGNFWDDAVPQWLERREFPGAWPPADKQNPEEGCGEPHRLAFADNTLLPPRNPGQACAANADCAAVLANAGPSPFHRKRLGMP, from the coding sequence ATGGCGATCTTCCGGACCCGCACAAGGGCTGGCGTCATCACGCGGGCGGCGGTGGCGACCGGGCTCTCGATGGCGGCCGTGCCGTCTGCGGCAACGGCCCTACCGGCCCCAACGGCGACTCCCACGCAGCTGTACGTCGCCCCCTGGGGCAAGGACTCCTGGGCCGGCACCCTGAAACGGCCCTTCGCCACACCGGCACGCGCGCAACAGGCCGTACGCACCCGGGCACCGCGGATGACATCGGACCTGGTGGTGAACCTGCGCGGCGGAACTTACAGCCTCAAGGCGCCACTGCGCCTGTCGGAGGCCGCGGGGGACTCCGGCCGGGGCGGCCACCGGGTGGTCTACCAGCCGTACGGCTACGGGACACCGCGGCAGGAGCGGGTGACGATCAGTGGCGGCCGTCGGATCTCCGGGTGGCGGCCGGACCGACGGCTCAAGGGGTTCTGGCGCGCGGACGTGGGCGGGCTCGAGACCCGCCAGCTCTACGTCGATGACCGGCGCGCCACGCGACTCACGCACGACGGCACAGGCTTCCCGGGCACGCTGAAGGCGACCAGGACCGGTTACGTCACCACCAGTACCGTCCCCCGAACCTGGCGGAACCCCGGCGACATCGAGTTCGTCTACCGAGCCGGCTATCTCGAAGGCCGCTGCGGAGTCACGGGGATCTCCGCAAGCGCCCGCCGGACCACCGTCACCATGGACCAGCCATGCTGGGATCTGGCCCAAAAGCTGTACGGGGGCACGGAGTTACTCGAAGCCCCCAGCAGCGTGGAGAACTCCCCCGGCTTCGCACCCAAACCCGGAAGCTGGTATCTCGACCGCTCCCGGCCCGGACACCATGAGCTGCTCTACTTCCCGCGGCCCGCGGAGGACATGCGCCAGGCCAGGGTGGTCGCCCCGGTCCTGGAGTCCCTGGTCACCGGCACCGGCCGGCCCGGCCGCCCCCTCCACGACGTCGGCTTCCGCGGCCTGACGTTCGCGTACGCCACCTGGCTGGCGCCCAGCGAACCCGCCGGGTTTCCCTCGGCGTGGAGCATGTACCTGCGGCCCGGGAAGGGCGAGGACGCGAAGGTGCTCACGGTGCCGGGCACGGTCGCCTTCCGTACCGCCGAGCGGATCACCTTCGAGGGCAACCGTTTCACCCACCTGGGCGCCCAGGCACTGGAGTTCTCCGAGAACAGCTCGTACAACGTCGTCGACGGCAACGTCATCAGCGACGTCTCCGACGGCGGCATCCTGATGGGAGTGGTCCCGCCCGACCAGAAGGGGACCAACCGCGGCAACCGGATCACCAACAACTGGATCCACCACATCGGCGCGGACTACCACGCAGCCTCCGGCATCTGGGACACGGCGACCCAGGAGACCACCATCGCGCACAACCAGGTCAACGACGTGCCCTACACCGGCATCCTCTCCGGGCCCGGCGACGACCTGCGGGGCATCATGCGCCGCAACCGCCTCCTCGACAACCGCGTCTTCGCGACGAACCGGATCCTCGAGGACGGGGGCGGCATCTACCTGCGCGGCGAACAGGGCAGTTCCTTCGCCGACGGGGCCGTCATCAGCGGTAACGCGGTCACCGACAGCAAGCACGGCGACTGGAACGTCGGCATCTACACCGACGACAGCACCAACTGGGCCACCGTGGACCGCAACACGGTCTACGACTACGTCGCCTCCATCGGCGGCTGCAGCGAGGAATGGGGCAACCGCCCCGTCCAGAACGTGCGCTACCGCGGCAACTTCTGGGACGACGCCGTGCCCCAATGGCTCGAACGACGGGAGTTCCCCGGAGCCTGGCCGCCGGCCGACAAGCAGAACCCGGAGGAGGGGTGCGGAGAACCTCACCGCCTCGCCTTCGCCGACAACACCCTCCTGCCTCCTCGTAACCCCGGCCAGGCCTGCGCCGCCAACGCCGACTGCGCTGCCGTCCTGGCGAACGCCGGCCCTTCTCCGTTCCACCGCAAGCGCTTGGGCATGCCGTGA